Within the uncultured Bacteroides sp. genome, the region ATGCGTCGCTGACGTTGATAGCAGATTGTTACATTCTCGGGACTCCATTCTTCTATTGCTCCCGGATCTTTACGAAACATTCCTTCTCCCGAACATGGTACATCCGTAAGAATCAAATCAAAGAATGCTCCTAAAGAAGAAAAGTCGGACGGATCATTATTGGTAACAGCCACATCAGGATGTCCCCACTTAATAAGGTTCTCAGCTAGAATTTGTGAACGATTGCGAATAACTTCATTGGCTATCAGAAAACTTCCTTCGGGAAGCCGACTGCGAAGATGGGTAGATTTACCTCCTGGAGCAGCACAAAGATCAAGAGCTACTGTTGGTTCTGTTATATATTTATTCACCACTTGTTCCACAAACATAGAAGAAGCTTCCTGCACATAGTAACACCCTGCGTGAAACAACGGATCAAAAGTAAACGTGAGGCGTTTATTCAGATAGAAGCCTGTAGAACACCATGGAACACTGCTGGTTTCTTCGTGAGAGAATGATTTCATTTCATTCACACGAATGCTAACAAGAGATTCTTCCTGCAAAGCACATTCCAGTTTGGCATATTCTTCTTCGCCTAAAAGCGCCTGAGTTTGATTTATAAAGGAAATAGGTAGCTTCATCTGATCTTTTTTATGATGCAAATATACTTATTCTCAACTTTTTTAAAGGAAAAATAAAAAATAATTCGTCTATTTGCAACTTTACGGGTACATCACTCCGTCTAACAAATGAAGCGTTAAACAATTAAGACTTATTGAATATGAAACAATTTATGATTGCATTCATGATGATGCTGGCAGTTAGCATCACAATGATGGGGCAAGCCTCACCAAAGAAGGCCGCACTTACAAAAGAAAAAGCAGGGACAACCCTTACAGTGCAAAACTCACCTTCCGATTCTGTAGCAGTAGATTCTTTATCAGATTCTGAGAATCTTTCAGCAGAAGACAATGGTGAATTAAAATCTTTAAAAGCGGAGCTACACGGATTACCTTTTGAAGATTCCGCAGGATTACTTATACCTCTTGCAGCAATTATTTTTGGGTGTGCAGTCCCGGTACTGATCATCTTCTTTATCTTCTGGTACAGACATAAAGACAAGCAGGCTCAATTTCGCTTAGCTGAAAAAGCACTTGAAAATGGAAAAGACATCCCCGAAGGACTATTCAAAGAAGCTCAGGAGCCTACAAATATTTATGCAAGAGGAGTAAAAAATGCCTTCCTTGGCTTAGGTTTAGGAATCTTCCTCTGGGCGCTGACCGGCGAATTCGGACTTGGATGTATTGGCTTTATGGTTATGTTTATGGGTATCGGACAAATTGTAATCCATTACACTCAGAAGCCTTCAGACAAAAATAAACTGGAAGATAAGTCGGACGAAGAATGAGTCAGCTCAACGATATATCGTTAGTCGCACAGGTCGTAGTGTTTAAAAACACCAGGGCTTTTGACGAGTTGGTTAAGAAATACCAGTCAGCAGTTAGACGGTTCTTTCTTAACCTGACTTTAGGCGACAGCGAATTGAGTGACGATCTTGCACAGGAAACCTTTATTAAAGCCTATACAAATATTTCCAGTTTCAAGAATCTTTCGAATTTCTCAACCTGGCTCTATCGCATTGCATATAATGTATTTTATGATTATATTCGCAGCAGGAAAGAAACATCAGAGATAGATGCGAGAGAAGTAGATGCCATGCACTGCACTGAACAGGAAAATATTGGGCAGAAAATGGATATTTATCAGTCACTCAAAACGCTCAAAGAAGTGGAACGAACTTGTGTCACATTATTCTATATGGAAGATGTGAGCATCGAAAAGATTGCAGGAATCATCGGATGCCCAAGTGGGACAGTAAAATCTCACCTCTCAAGGGGAAAAGAAAAGTTAGCTGTTTACTTTAAACAAAATGGATATGACGGAAATTAATGATAAAATAGTAACCAACTTCTTCCAGAAAGAGAAGAAAGAGGTGGAAGACAACGGCTTTTCCCGCCGCGTAATGCGTAACTTACCAGATCGGGGACAAAGACTATCAACCATTTGGGCTATGTTCTGTACCATCATCGGAATAATCTTATTTTTCGTTTTCGATGGCCTGGAAGCAATTCTCAATCTCTTACGTGAGGTTTTCTATGGAGCCATGCAAACGGGATTGGCACACATTGATCTTAAATCCTTACTGATCGCTGCAATTGTAATTATAAGCCTCGGAGTAAAAAAAATATGCTCTACTGAATAATTGACCTAACAAAGATATAATAATATCTTATTTTATTATATCTTTGTTAGGTACATTTTACTTTAGAACATGAGAATCAGGCGGTATTGTAAAAAAGGCACATATATTGTCTGTGTCTTATTCTTAATTATGTGCAGTTGTCATACCCAGTACAAAGAGAACAGTACTGAGAAATATTCATATGCCGATTCTTTAATTGAACAATACAAAGACTCATTCTTTCAGCACCCAGACATAGCAAAAAAGGAACTGTTTAATGCCAGACTATCCCAAATTGACAGCATTGATTATTATAAACTTACTCAGTTTATTAGCTATGCATACTTTCAGGAAAACCATCTGGATTCAGCATTCTTATTTAATAATAAAGTTCTTGATTTTTGCAGAGAAAGATCATCCTATCCTCAAAGAATGGCAGAACTAAAGATGTATGCTTATTTACACAGAAGTTCTTTTTTCCTGATTATAAACCAGAATGACTCTGCCCTTCTTTACTTAAAGAAATCTTATAATGCTGTTTTTCAATCTAAAAACATCAAGGAGTTAGCAACAATATGCATTAATACAGCGTATAATTATACCCTGATGGGAAATTATTCAAAGGCCTCTCTTTTCTATAAAAGAGCGAAAGATGCTGCCGATTCGCTACACCTTAACAGCATAATATATTCATATATTTATACCGGATTGGCAAGAATTTATGTAGACTTGAATAATTATAAATTATCTAATTACTATTATTTCTTAGCTGAGAAAAATTATAATATAATGCCCTCCTACAGAAAGTATTTATTTGCCAGCATGAGGGCCAGTTTTTACTACAAAACTAAAAAATACAAAAAAGCTCTGGAATGGTATACCAAAGCAAACAATGTTACAAATACATCTAAGCTAACCACTTACAGAGGAATTACAGAATGTAATCTGGGAGAAATCTATCTTTTGCTGAACCAAACGGATTCAGCAAAAGACTATTTAGATAAAGCCAGCGTTTCCTTTGCTAAATCCAATAAAAACGAGAATCATTCATTCTATATTAATGGACTTTATGCGGAACTGGCATTGCAAAAAAATGATTTAAAGAGTGCATACAGATTATTATCCAAGAAGTATGATCTTTCTAAGATTAATCCTAAATACATCTATCTTTACGACAAAAAATTAGAATTCTATTACAAAAAAATAGGTGATTTTAAGAAAGCCTATTTTTATAGAACAAAAGCTGACATTCTGAACGACTCTCTTTACATGAAAACCATTTCGAACGCAATTTTAGAGATAGACACACGATATAGTCAGGATACTACTAAACTAAAACAGAATATTATCCTTTCAGAAAGCAAAGCTGAAATGCAAAAAATGCGTTTTACTGCTATACTCTCTTTGTCCATATCACTTGCAATAACAATAATTGTGGTCTTATACATTTATTATTACCGAAAAAAAAGAGAATCTAAATACGCAAAACAGTTAGCAACAATAACCAAGTTACGCATGGAAAATGTCCGTAACCGGATGTCCCCGCACATCCTGTTTAATATGTTAAATGCTGTGATGCCAACCTTAAAAC harbors:
- a CDS encoding DUF5056 domain-containing protein; translated protein: MTEINDKIVTNFFQKEKKEVEDNGFSRRVMRNLPDRGQRLSTIWAMFCTIIGIILFFVFDGLEAILNLLREVFYGAMQTGLAHIDLKSLLIAAIVIISLGVKKICSTE
- a CDS encoding sigma-70 family RNA polymerase sigma factor, which encodes MSQLNDISLVAQVVVFKNTRAFDELVKKYQSAVRRFFLNLTLGDSELSDDLAQETFIKAYTNISSFKNLSNFSTWLYRIAYNVFYDYIRSRKETSEIDAREVDAMHCTEQENIGQKMDIYQSLKTLKEVERTCVTLFYMEDVSIEKIAGIIGCPSGTVKSHLSRGKEKLAVYFKQNGYDGN
- a CDS encoding histidine kinase codes for the protein MCSCHTQYKENSTEKYSYADSLIEQYKDSFFQHPDIAKKELFNARLSQIDSIDYYKLTQFISYAYFQENHLDSAFLFNNKVLDFCRERSSYPQRMAELKMYAYLHRSSFFLIINQNDSALLYLKKSYNAVFQSKNIKELATICINTAYNYTLMGNYSKASLFYKRAKDAADSLHLNSIIYSYIYTGLARIYVDLNNYKLSNYYYFLAEKNYNIMPSYRKYLFASMRASFYYKTKKYKKALEWYTKANNVTNTSKLTTYRGITECNLGEIYLLLNQTDSAKDYLDKASVSFAKSNKNENHSFYINGLYAELALQKNDLKSAYRLLSKKYDLSKINPKYIYLYDKKLEFYYKKIGDFKKAYFYRTKADILNDSLYMKTISNAILEIDTRYSQDTTKLKQNIILSESKAEMQKMRFTAILSLSISLAITIIVVLYIYYYRKKRESKYAKQLATITKLRMENVRNRMSPHILFNMLNAVMPTLKQDDNQVKLFRLVIQSLRNNLIVCEKIAVPIEEEIEFVRNYIEFRKNTTDTKIEVNWNISTEVSLKSLTPTMIMQIPIENSIKYAFEEEQDDAHIDINISSDNIFLYITIEDNGTGYNPGKHIGDKNSTGIGLKVIFQTIELLNRRNKENIFFNIDDLKKLSPDMHGTRISIIIPFKYNFEI
- a CDS encoding DUF6249 domain-containing protein, whose amino-acid sequence is MKQFMIAFMMMLAVSITMMGQASPKKAALTKEKAGTTLTVQNSPSDSVAVDSLSDSENLSAEDNGELKSLKAELHGLPFEDSAGLLIPLAAIIFGCAVPVLIIFFIFWYRHKDKQAQFRLAEKALENGKDIPEGLFKEAQEPTNIYARGVKNAFLGLGLGIFLWALTGEFGLGCIGFMVMFMGIGQIVIHYTQKPSDKNKLEDKSDEE